A DNA window from Vicia villosa cultivar HV-30 ecotype Madison, WI unplaced genomic scaffold, Vvil1.0 ctg.000326F_1_1, whole genome shotgun sequence contains the following coding sequences:
- the LOC131626844 gene encoding probable aldo-keto reductase 2: MSKVGRMKLGSQGLEVSSQGLGCMSMSAFYGPPKPEPDMIALIHHAIQSGVTFLDTSDVYGPHTNELLLGKALKGVREKVQLATKFGVRGGDEKFEISGDPAYVREACEGSLKRLDIDSIDLYYQHRIDTRVPIEVTIGELKKLVEEGKIKYIGLSEASAATIRRAHAVHPITAVQLEWSLWSRDVEEEVIPTCRELGIGIVAYSPLGRGFFSSGPKLLENLSQDDYRKDLPRFRPENLQQNQNIFDKVNELAAKKGCTPPQLALAWLHHQGNDVCPIPGTTKIENFNQNIGALSVKLTREELAEIESLADAVRGDRYGDDISTWKDSDTPPLSSWNAAK; this comes from the exons ATGTCGAAAGTAGGAAGAATGAAGTTGGGTTCACAAGGTTTGGAAGTGTCCTCACAAGGACTTGGTTGCATGAGCATGTCTGCTTTCTATGGTCCTCCTAAGCCTGAACCTGACATGATTGCTCTCATCCACCATGCCATTCAATCTGGTGTCACTTTTCTTGATACTTCTGATGTCTATGGACCTCACACCAATGAACTCCTTCTTGGAAAG GCTTTGAAGGGGGTGAGAGAGAAAGTTCAGTTGGCTACTAAGTTTGGAGTGAGAGGAGGTGATGAGAAGTTTGAGATCAGTGGTGATCCTGCTTATGTGAGGGAAGCTTGTGAAGGTAGCTTGAAGAGACTCGATATTGATTCTATTGATCTCTACTATCAACATCGTATTGATACTCGTGTTCCAATCGAAGTCACG ATTGGTGAGCTTAAGAAACTTGTTGaagaaggaaaaataaaatacattggtTTGTCTGAGGCTTCAGCTGCAACAATCAGAAGAGCACATGCTGTTCATCCAATAACAGCTGTGCAGTTGGAGTGGTCATTGTGGTCGAGAGATGTAGAGGAAGAGGTTATTCCAACTTGCAG GGAACTTGGTATTGGAATTGTTGCATATAGTCCTCTTGGGCGAGGATTCTTTTCGTCGGGACCAAAGTTGCTTGAGAATTTGTCACAGGATGATTACCGGAAG GATTTGCCTCGATTTCGACCTGAAAACTTGCAGCAGAACCAAAATATATTTGACAAAGTGAATGAACTGGCTGCAAAGAAAGGGTGTACACCACCTCAGCTTGCACTGGCCTGGCTTCATCACCAAGGAAACGATGTGTGCCCGATACCTGGAACAACAAAAATTGAGAATTTTAATCAGAATATAGGTGCTTTATCGGTTAAACTGACACGAGAAGAATTGGCAGAAATTGAGTCCTTGGCAGATGCTGTTAGGGGTGATAGATATGGGGATGATATAAGCACATGGAAGGATTCTGATACTCCACCACTCTCTTCATGGAATGCTGCAAAATGA